In Devosia sp. XK-2, one DNA window encodes the following:
- a CDS encoding CorA family divalent cation transporter, translating to MAAASGSEAANPGNMSGAGAVLVFDGLGGVSLENGGDAVSSVPSGGFKVVAGNARTPDYKVWLRNELGEFNAGLITAPSSRARCTIFDHQALMMFRVVRPGAAPEDIGRQIMTLWLESDRVVIASEINIVDLLGIGSTELSRHAPVSPADLIARLALKVTDRLEPLIEVLGDRLDEIEETLITHRTERAQDRLESLRRNLINIRRLVWPQRDALSALEMAELPFLSERDRLRLREASMRTARIGDELQSLSERAVLVHEEIIDERSEQMNHTMLLLAAVTVVFSPLTLITGLLGMNVAGIPFADSTGAFWLVCAGLVAIVAGIVWWMRRRHLL from the coding sequence ATGGCGGCGGCATCCGGTTCCGAGGCAGCAAATCCAGGAAATATGTCGGGTGCGGGCGCCGTTCTGGTCTTCGATGGCCTCGGCGGGGTGTCTTTGGAAAATGGCGGCGACGCGGTTTCATCTGTGCCGTCCGGTGGCTTTAAGGTGGTGGCCGGCAATGCCCGCACGCCGGACTACAAGGTCTGGCTGCGCAATGAGCTGGGCGAGTTCAATGCCGGCCTGATTACCGCGCCAAGCTCGCGGGCGCGCTGTACCATTTTCGATCATCAGGCATTGATGATGTTTCGCGTCGTGCGCCCCGGCGCGGCCCCCGAAGACATCGGCCGCCAGATCATGACCCTGTGGCTCGAAAGCGACCGGGTCGTCATTGCCTCCGAAATCAATATCGTGGATCTGCTTGGCATCGGCAGTACGGAACTGTCCCGCCACGCACCGGTTTCACCGGCCGACTTGATTGCGCGTCTGGCACTCAAGGTAACAGACCGCCTTGAACCTTTGATAGAAGTGCTTGGTGACCGGCTCGACGAGATTGAAGAGACGCTCATCACCCATCGCACCGAGCGTGCCCAGGATCGCCTGGAGAGCCTGCGGCGTAATCTGATCAATATTCGCCGCCTGGTCTGGCCGCAGCGCGATGCCCTGAGCGCCCTGGAAATGGCCGAACTGCCGTTTCTCTCGGAGCGGGACCGCCTGCGGCTGCGCGAGGCGTCGATGCGGACCGCCCGTATCGGCGACGAGCTTCAATCGCTCTCCGAGCGGGCCGTGCTCGTGCATGAAGAGATCATCGACGAACGCTCCGAGCAGATGAATCACACCATGCTGCTCCTGGCCGCGGTAACCGTCGTCTTTTCTCCGCTCACGCTCATTACAGGCCTTTTGGGCATGAATGTCGCCGGGATTCCCTTTGCCGATAGCACCGGCGCCTTCTGGCTGGTCTGTGCCGGCCTGGTTGCCATCGTTGCCGGTATCGTCTGGTGGATGCGCAGGCGCCATCTGCTTTAG
- a CDS encoding ABC transporter ATP-binding protein encodes MSLKSTSGAARTAKRPSALSRLFRPRTEASSASVKRRARWRRFISYYRPHLPLLAAVLASAVLVSVTAIALPVLANLIIARLPELAGTPDASWQLLGLGGFLLAVFAVQALATYFVDYRGHVMGARIEAQVRSELFAHCQKLSFSFYDRQRTGQLMSRITNDSLWLGELFHHGPEDIAISLLKFTGAMAVLIWIDPIIALAVAGLLPFAIGYALYFNDRMNVALRISKERIAGVNERVEDALGGIRVVQSFANEADELDRFEAENDRFLRSRSDGYRSEALLWSGMETFAQLVTIAVIVLGAIRMLAGEMDAAGLLTLLLCVGVLLDPLKRFDNFIRLWQEGYTGFVRAMELLEEHPDIADRPSAENVTTIAGAIGFHNVGFRYEADGPRVLDGVSFSVRPGEFVALVGPSGVGKSTLCSLVPRFYDVDSGTVTLDGRDVRDLTLSSLRRAIGVVQQDVYLFSGTVAENLRYGRAEASMDDIVAAAKAANAHDFILSLPQGYHTDIGQRGVKLSGGQKQRLTIARAFLKNPPVLIFDEATSALDNESERAIQQSLISLVKGRTTLVIAHRLSTVRHADRILVLTRDGIVEEGTHDVLMAKGGVYADLHSLQGRV; translated from the coding sequence ATGTCTCTCAAATCCACTTCGGGGGCAGCGCGCACCGCAAAACGTCCTAGCGCCCTTTCCCGTCTTTTCCGGCCTCGCACCGAGGCCTCGTCTGCATCCGTCAAACGGCGTGCCCGTTGGCGGCGCTTCATCTCTTATTATCGTCCACACCTGCCCCTATTGGCGGCGGTGCTGGCATCGGCCGTGTTGGTTTCGGTCACCGCCATAGCCTTGCCGGTGCTGGCCAATCTCATCATCGCCCGGTTGCCGGAGCTTGCCGGAACGCCGGACGCCTCGTGGCAATTGCTGGGGCTGGGTGGCTTTCTGCTTGCCGTCTTCGCCGTACAGGCCCTGGCGACCTATTTCGTCGACTATCGTGGCCACGTGATGGGCGCACGGATCGAGGCGCAGGTGCGCAGCGAATTGTTCGCGCATTGCCAGAAGCTGTCCTTCAGCTTCTATGACCGGCAACGCACCGGGCAATTGATGAGCCGCATAACCAATGACTCGCTATGGCTGGGCGAACTGTTCCACCATGGGCCTGAAGATATAGCAATCAGCCTGCTCAAATTCACCGGGGCCATGGCGGTGCTCATCTGGATCGATCCGATCATCGCCCTTGCCGTGGCGGGTTTGCTTCCGTTTGCAATTGGTTACGCATTGTATTTCAACGATCGGATGAACGTGGCCCTGCGCATATCCAAAGAGCGCATTGCGGGGGTCAATGAACGCGTGGAGGACGCCCTTGGGGGCATTCGCGTGGTTCAGTCCTTTGCCAATGAGGCCGATGAACTGGATCGGTTCGAGGCGGAAAATGACCGTTTCCTGCGCTCGCGCTCCGATGGTTACCGCAGCGAAGCGCTGCTCTGGAGCGGCATGGAGACCTTTGCGCAACTGGTCACGATTGCGGTCATCGTGCTGGGCGCCATCCGCATGCTTGCAGGTGAGATGGACGCGGCGGGACTGCTGACGCTGTTGCTCTGCGTCGGTGTATTGCTCGATCCGCTCAAGCGTTTCGACAATTTCATCCGCCTCTGGCAAGAGGGCTATACGGGCTTTGTCCGGGCCATGGAGCTGCTCGAGGAGCATCCCGATATTGCCGACAGGCCGTCGGCCGAGAATGTGACGACCATTGCAGGCGCGATAGGGTTCCACAATGTCGGCTTTCGCTATGAGGCGGATGGGCCGCGCGTGTTGGATGGCGTTTCCTTCTCGGTCCGTCCGGGCGAGTTCGTTGCCCTGGTTGGACCGTCCGGCGTGGGCAAAAGCACGCTGTGCAGCCTGGTGCCGCGCTTCTACGACGTGGATTCAGGCACCGTAACGCTGGATGGCCGCGATGTGCGCGACCTGACGCTGTCGTCACTGCGACGCGCCATCGGGGTTGTGCAACAGGACGTCTATCTGTTCAGCGGCACGGTGGCTGAAAACCTCCGCTATGGCCGGGCGGAGGCGTCGATGGACGATATCGTGGCGGCCGCCAAGGCGGCCAATGCGCATGACTTCATTCTGTCCCTGCCCCAAGGCTATCACACCGATATCGGGCAGCGCGGGGTGAAGCTTTCGGGCGGGCAGAAGCAGCGATTGACCATAGCCAGGGCGTTTCTCAAGAACCCGCCGGTGCTGATCTTCGACGAAGCGACCAGCGCGCTCGACAATGAGAGCGAAAGGGCCATCCAGCAATCATTGATATCGCTGGTGAAGGGCCGCACGACATTGGTCATTGCCCACCGCCTCTCAACCGTGCGCCACGCCGACCGCATTCTGGTGCTGACGCGTGACGGCATCGTCGAAGAAGGCACGCATGACGTGCTGATGGCCAAGGGCGGCGTCTATGCCGACCTGCACAGCCTGCAGGGACGCGTATAG
- a CDS encoding tetratricopeptide repeat protein translates to MRTIWDKSLACAAFGALLAFGLTAPAHAQTAADAALDFARTLDGTGAFVSNDTYLSALESDAAAGRPLALWQLGTMYENGEGVDKDPVKAFGYFAQIANQHADTAPRGLEADIVASSFVKLGEYFRLGVPEAGVSQNPAEYHRMLMHAATYFGDAEAQYRIGLLYQQEDGLGISPMLSARWLQSAAHKGHCLAQAQLGNLLFNGMDSYPPRPAEGLMWLQFAHTTCLGTSDLAAADDLLSRAMSVATPETRAAAVEMASSGVVVSAEF, encoded by the coding sequence ATGCGCACCATTTGGGACAAGTCCCTGGCTTGCGCCGCGTTCGGAGCTTTGCTGGCCTTCGGCCTCACGGCGCCCGCACACGCCCAGACGGCCGCTGACGCCGCCCTGGATTTCGCCCGGACCCTCGACGGCACCGGTGCGTTCGTCTCGAACGATACCTACTTGTCCGCCCTTGAAAGCGACGCCGCTGCCGGCCGGCCGCTGGCGCTCTGGCAATTGGGCACCATGTATGAAAATGGCGAGGGCGTGGACAAGGACCCGGTCAAGGCCTTCGGCTACTTTGCCCAGATCGCCAATCAACACGCCGACACCGCGCCGCGCGGCCTGGAGGCCGACATTGTCGCCAGCTCCTTCGTCAAGCTCGGCGAATATTTCCGCCTTGGCGTGCCCGAAGCCGGTGTTTCGCAAAACCCGGCCGAATATCACCGCATGCTGATGCATGCCGCGACCTATTTCGGTGATGCCGAAGCCCAATATCGCATCGGTCTGCTCTACCAGCAGGAAGATGGCCTGGGCATCAGCCCCATGCTCTCGGCCCGCTGGCTGCAGTCTGCGGCCCATAAAGGCCATTGCCTGGCCCAGGCCCAGCTCGGGAACCTGTTGTTCAATGGCATGGACAGCTATCCCCCGCGGCCCGCCGAAGGCCTGATGTGGCTGCAATTTGCCCACACCACCTGCCTTGGCACGTCCGACCTTGCGGCCGCCGACGATCTGCTCAGTCGCGCCATGTCCGTGGCAACGCCGGAAACCCGCGCCGCTGCGGTCGAAATGGCCAGTTCCGGCGTCGTCGTCAGCGCCGAGTTCTAG
- the xth gene encoding exodeoxyribonuclease III: MRIATWNINGIKARLELVLRWLEEEKPDIVGLQEIKTIDEGFPRAEIEALGYNVETHGQKSWNGVALLSKRPFDEVHRGLPGDESDEQARLIEGVFSVDGGIVRVCNIYLPNGNPVDTDKFPYKLNWMDRLNAFVEERLALEEPFILMGDFNLIPAPIDAHDPQAWWGDALYRPESLEKFRILKNMGMTDALRAITAEEAYTFWDFQAGAWRRNAGIRIDHLMLSPQAADRLDDVVVHKDVRGWDKPSDHVPVEGAFSF, encoded by the coding sequence CTGCGCATTGCCACCTGGAACATCAATGGCATCAAGGCCCGACTGGAGCTGGTGCTGCGCTGGCTCGAGGAAGAAAAGCCCGACATTGTGGGCCTGCAGGAAATCAAGACAATCGATGAAGGCTTCCCGCGCGCCGAGATCGAGGCGCTCGGCTATAATGTGGAAACGCATGGCCAGAAGAGCTGGAACGGGGTGGCGCTGCTCTCCAAGCGTCCGTTCGACGAGGTGCATCGTGGTTTGCCGGGCGACGAAAGCGATGAGCAGGCGCGGCTGATCGAGGGCGTGTTCTCGGTCGATGGCGGGATCGTGCGGGTGTGCAATATCTATCTGCCCAATGGTAACCCGGTGGATACGGATAAATTTCCCTATAAGCTCAATTGGATGGATCGGCTCAACGCCTTTGTGGAGGAGCGGCTGGCTCTTGAAGAGCCGTTCATCCTGATGGGGGATTTCAACCTGATCCCGGCGCCGATCGATGCGCATGATCCCCAGGCCTGGTGGGGCGATGCGCTCTACCGGCCGGAAAGCCTCGAGAAATTCCGGATCCTCAAAAATATGGGCATGACCGATGCGCTGCGCGCGATCACGGCTGAAGAGGCGTATACGTTCTGGGATTTTCAGGCAGGCGCCTGGCGGCGCAATGCCGGCATTCGTATCGACCACCTGATGCTGTCGCCGCAGGCAGCGGACCGGCTCGATGACGTGGTGGTGCACAAGGACGTGCGCGGCTGGGACAAGCCCAGCGATCACGTGCCCGTGGAAGGCGCCTTCAGCTTTTAG
- a CDS encoding serine hydrolase domain-containing protein: MTGTVNHVLDEAVASGKLVGAVVMAAKDGEVIYRRAAGLSDREAGTPMTEDTIFRAASLTKPLVASTLLAMEDAGLVQTDDPVTRYLPYFRPKLADGSEPVITLKHLLTHTAGLLYDYTAKDPRVTGGLVNADIHLDELLPLLAAQELSYAPGTSWFYSMAIDVIGGIVAKVHGGRLREAVAHYVTGPLAMKDTDFVVRDRRRLAVPYGDGEDMPVRMGEPHSVKNPWGGVTTFSPERIFNEKAFECGGGGMATTAPDFMRFLNAILGGGGPILKPETAKKAMRDQMGYEREPGQAFSFLGSYTVDPQRADLYWPAGTNNWGGIYGHIWSMDPVNRICMVSLSNTAFYGGELAFPRALRKAVYAEFALSNSDFSGHKIGL, from the coding sequence GTGACCGGGACAGTCAACCACGTACTTGATGAGGCGGTGGCGAGCGGCAAGCTGGTTGGGGCCGTGGTGATGGCGGCCAAGGATGGCGAGGTGATCTATCGCCGCGCCGCGGGGCTTTCGGACCGCGAGGCCGGAACGCCCATGACCGAGGACACGATTTTCCGCGCCGCGTCGCTGACCAAGCCGCTGGTGGCCTCAACACTGCTGGCGATGGAGGATGCGGGGCTGGTGCAGACCGACGATCCGGTGACGCGCTACCTACCCTATTTCAGGCCCAAACTGGCCGATGGCAGCGAGCCGGTGATCACGCTCAAGCATTTGCTGACGCATACGGCGGGGCTGCTCTACGACTATACCGCCAAGGACCCTCGGGTGACGGGCGGGCTGGTGAATGCCGATATTCACCTGGACGAATTGCTGCCGCTGCTGGCGGCGCAGGAGCTGTCATACGCACCGGGCACGTCCTGGTTCTATTCCATGGCCATCGATGTGATCGGCGGCATTGTGGCCAAGGTGCATGGCGGACGGCTGCGCGAGGCGGTGGCGCATTATGTGACCGGACCGCTGGCGATGAAGGATACCGATTTCGTCGTTCGGGACCGCAGGCGACTGGCCGTGCCCTATGGCGATGGCGAGGACATGCCTGTTCGCATGGGCGAGCCGCATTCGGTCAAAAATCCATGGGGCGGGGTCACGACATTTTCGCCTGAGCGGATTTTCAATGAGAAGGCGTTCGAATGTGGCGGCGGGGGCATGGCAACAACCGCACCCGACTTCATGCGGTTCCTCAACGCCATTCTCGGCGGCGGCGGCCCTATTCTGAAGCCAGAGACGGCGAAAAAGGCCATGCGAGACCAGATGGGTTATGAGCGCGAGCCGGGCCAAGCCTTCAGTTTCCTCGGGAGCTATACGGTCGATCCGCAGCGGGCCGACCTCTACTGGCCGGCCGGGACGAATAATTGGGGTGGAATTTACGGGCATATCTGGTCGATGGACCCGGTGAACCGGATTTGCATGGTTTCGCTGAGCAATACCGCGTTCTATGGTGGGGAGCTCGCTTTCCCGCGCGCCTTGCGGAAGGCCGTTTACGCCGAATTTGCCTTGAGCAATTCCGATTTTAGTGGACACAAAATCGGGCTCTAG
- a CDS encoding serine hydrolase domain-containing protein: MKSRIEAVMDAAVEKQSIVGAELVVAHHGDIVCRRTAGWLDREAGVSMIENAIYRLASVTKPVVAATALAMSDKGLIGLDDRVADHLPWFTPTSPDGSQAEITIHHLLTHTAGLAYSYPQDPMITTGLGASDMSLEENFSRVAKLPLEFVPGTGWLYSVAIDVLGAVLEKVHGGSVGDAVREHIAGPLGLNETGFFVADKARLAKPYADGMPAMPMGDPQMVADESGEGPTFSPSRIFNPKAFQSGGAGMAGTPGDILRFLEAMRNGGGGAVRPETVARAFSNQIGNLKRDDAGQRFGYLGAVVDDPVAAGSPSAAGTVNWGGVYGHSWLIDPVNGLTVVSMTNTALEGCTGQYPKDLIRAVYADYVD; encoded by the coding sequence ATGAAGAGCCGTATCGAAGCCGTGATGGACGCGGCCGTCGAGAAGCAGTCGATTGTCGGCGCAGAACTGGTCGTGGCCCACCATGGCGACATCGTGTGTCGCCGGACGGCGGGCTGGCTCGACCGCGAGGCGGGCGTGTCGATGATCGAGAACGCTATTTATCGGCTCGCATCGGTGACCAAGCCCGTGGTGGCGGCGACAGCCCTTGCCATGTCCGACAAGGGCCTGATCGGCCTTGATGACCGCGTGGCGGACCACCTGCCCTGGTTCACGCCGACATCGCCCGACGGCTCCCAGGCGGAAATCACAATCCACCATTTGCTGACCCACACGGCGGGCCTGGCTTACAGCTATCCGCAGGACCCGATGATCACCACCGGGCTTGGCGCGTCGGATATGAGCCTTGAGGAGAATTTTTCGCGCGTGGCCAAGCTGCCGCTGGAGTTCGTGCCGGGAACGGGCTGGCTCTATTCGGTCGCGATCGACGTTCTGGGCGCGGTGCTGGAGAAAGTGCATGGCGGCAGCGTGGGCGACGCGGTGCGCGAGCACATTGCCGGGCCGCTCGGCCTGAACGAGACCGGCTTTTTCGTAGCCGACAAAGCCCGGCTGGCCAAACCCTATGCCGATGGCATGCCGGCCATGCCGATGGGCGACCCACAAATGGTGGCCGATGAAAGCGGCGAGGGCCCGACGTTCTCACCTTCCCGCATTTTCAATCCAAAGGCCTTCCAGTCTGGCGGCGCGGGCATGGCCGGGACGCCGGGCGATATCCTGCGCTTCCTGGAAGCCATGCGGAATGGCGGCGGCGGAGCGGTCCGGCCCGAAACGGTGGCGCGCGCTTTTTCCAACCAGATTGGAAATCTCAAGCGAGATGATGCGGGGCAGCGCTTTGGTTATCTGGGCGCGGTGGTTGACGATCCAGTGGCCGCAGGCTCGCCCTCGGCCGCCGGAACGGTCAATTGGGGCGGCGTCTATGGTCATTCCTGGCTGATCGACCCGGTCAACGGACTGACCGTGGTGTCGATGACAAATACGGCGCTGGAGGGATGCACCGGGCAGTATCCCAAGGATCTGATCCGAGCCGTTTATGCCGATTATGTCGACTGA
- a CDS encoding iron-sulfur cluster assembly accessory protein yields the protein MTDAALADAPAVTLSDRAAKRVSRILSKEAPGTVLRISVAGGGCSGFQYEYNLVQESPNADDLVLQKGDATVLIDSLSLEFMGGSEIDFVDDLIGQSFQIKNPNAVASCGCGTSFAV from the coding sequence ATGACCGACGCCGCACTTGCCGATGCCCCTGCCGTAACCCTTTCGGACCGCGCCGCCAAGCGTGTCTCGCGCATCCTTTCCAAGGAGGCGCCCGGCACGGTGCTGCGGATTTCAGTGGCGGGCGGTGGCTGTTCGGGTTTCCAGTACGAATACAATCTGGTGCAGGAAAGCCCCAATGCCGACGATCTGGTGCTGCAAAAAGGCGACGCCACAGTGCTGATCGATTCGCTGAGCCTTGAATTCATGGGCGGCTCGGAAATCGACTTTGTCGATGACCTGATCGGCCAGTCGTTCCAGATCAAAAACCCCAATGCCGTGGCGTCCTGCGGCTGCGGAACCAGTTTCGCGGTTTAG
- a CDS encoding deoxyguanosinetriphosphate triphosphohydrolase, which yields MRDTASYASKSSQSLGRLYGTGASPTRSEFQRDRDRIIHSTAFRRLQHKTQVFLAHEGRHFRNRLTHTLEVSQIARSIARALRLDEDLAEAIALSHDLGHTPFGHAGERALDRAMEPYGGFDHNIQALRVVTRLENRYAEHDGLNLTWETLEGILKHNGPLPHLVDLAEIPAPADLRVDTYASLEAQVAAIADDIAYNAHDIDDALRANLVTLQDFAGVPMAGPIVEEVLARYPDIAPKRQTHEVQRRMITRAVENVIATSAGNIATAAISSPEDARQIGRTLVSFSPEMAANEKGLKSFLFSRVYRHEDVMVPVRESEAVVDRLFAAYMADADMPGRWGEAGRAVSGAARARIVADFIAGMTDPYALDEHQRLFDARPDFR from the coding sequence ATGAGAGACACCGCCTCCTACGCCAGCAAGTCCTCCCAATCGCTCGGGCGGCTTTATGGCACTGGCGCCAGCCCGACGCGCTCCGAATTCCAGCGCGACCGCGACCGCATCATCCATTCCACCGCGTTTCGGCGCCTGCAGCACAAGACCCAGGTTTTTCTGGCGCATGAAGGTCGGCATTTCCGCAACCGCCTGACCCACACATTGGAGGTCAGCCAGATCGCCCGCTCCATCGCCCGGGCCCTGCGGCTGGACGAAGATTTGGCCGAGGCCATCGCCCTCAGCCACGATCTGGGACATACCCCCTTCGGTCACGCCGGCGAGCGCGCTTTGGACCGAGCCATGGAGCCCTATGGCGGCTTCGATCATAATATACAGGCGCTCCGCGTCGTCACCCGCCTCGAAAACCGCTATGCTGAGCACGACGGGCTCAACCTGACCTGGGAAACGCTCGAGGGCATCCTCAAGCATAATGGACCCTTGCCGCATCTGGTCGATCTGGCCGAAATTCCCGCACCCGCCGATCTGCGGGTCGACACCTATGCGAGCCTTGAAGCTCAGGTCGCCGCCATTGCCGACGACATTGCCTACAATGCCCACGACATCGACGACGCCTTGCGGGCCAATCTGGTCACCCTGCAGGATTTCGCCGGCGTGCCCATGGCCGGCCCCATCGTCGAGGAAGTTCTGGCGCGCTACCCCGATATTGCCCCCAAGCGCCAGACCCACGAGGTCCAGCGCCGCATGATCACCCGCGCCGTCGAAAATGTCATCGCCACCAGCGCCGGCAATATAGCCACGGCGGCCATCTCCTCGCCCGAGGATGCGCGGCAGATCGGGCGGACCCTGGTTTCCTTCTCGCCGGAAATGGCGGCGAATGAAAAGGGGCTCAAATCCTTTCTCTTTTCCCGGGTCTATCGCCATGAAGATGTCATGGTGCCGGTGCGCGAAAGCGAAGCGGTGGTGGACCGGCTCTTCGCGGCCTATATGGCCGATGCCGATATGCCAGGGCGCTGGGGTGAGGCGGGCAGGGCGGTCTCGGGGGCGGCGCGCGCCCGCATCGTCGCCGACTTCATCGCCGGCATGACCGACCCCTATGCCCTGGACGAGCACCAGCGCTTGTTTGACGCTCGACCCGATTTCCGTTAA
- the argS gene encoding arginine--tRNA ligase, whose translation MDIFALFTTRVIEALRADYPELDAELLARVVVEPPRDPAHGDLSTNAAMVVAKPLGKNPREVASGLVERFKSAPDVTSVEVAGPGFINFRLADSIWHQVLKAVGAQGENFGRSNLGKGERVNVEYVSANPTGPMHVGHTRGAVFGDALASLMAWSGYDVTREYYINDTGGQTIILGESALLRYREALGETIEIPSGFYPGDYLIPVGKALAAEYGASLLDKPVQEAVLIAREAALAAMMELVKADLAQLNIHHDVFFSERTLHGQGGDIQLTLDWLREEGMVYEGRLDPPKGKTPEDWEDREQTLFRATDYGDDTDRALIKSDGSYTYFAADIAYHRNKYLRGFKHMVNVLGADHSGYVKRLQAAVKAVSNGEADIDVRICQLVRLLKNGEPFKMSKRSGDLVLLSDVVEEVGPDATRFMLLFRRNDAAMDFDFALVKEQTRDNPVFYVQYAHARACSIFRTARRDMPDLDVSAAALAGAELELLGSAADIELIRLLGAWPRTVAAATIAHEPHRIAFYVHELSAALHGFWAKGKDEPQLRFVNPSDPKLTLARLALVDAVRQVIRNGLGILGVSAPEELS comes from the coding sequence ATGGACATTTTCGCCCTCTTCACCACCCGGGTCATCGAGGCCCTGCGTGCCGACTATCCTGAGCTCGACGCCGAGCTGCTTGCACGCGTGGTGGTGGAGCCCCCGCGCGATCCTGCCCATGGAGACCTCAGCACCAATGCCGCCATGGTTGTGGCCAAGCCCTTGGGCAAGAATCCGCGCGAGGTAGCGTCCGGTCTGGTGGAACGCTTCAAATCGGCACCCGATGTAACCTCGGTCGAAGTGGCCGGTCCCGGCTTCATCAACTTCCGGCTCGCCGATAGCATCTGGCATCAGGTTCTGAAAGCCGTGGGCGCTCAGGGCGAGAACTTCGGTCGGTCCAATCTGGGCAAGGGCGAACGGGTCAATGTCGAATATGTCTCCGCCAACCCCACCGGCCCCATGCATGTCGGCCACACCCGCGGCGCCGTCTTTGGCGACGCGCTGGCCTCGCTCATGGCCTGGTCCGGTTATGACGTGACGCGCGAATATTACATCAACGATACCGGCGGTCAGACCATAATTCTCGGCGAGTCGGCTCTCCTGCGTTATCGCGAGGCCTTGGGCGAAACCATCGAGATTCCGTCCGGCTTCTATCCCGGCGACTATCTCATCCCTGTGGGTAAGGCGCTGGCGGCCGAATATGGCGCCTCGCTGCTCGATAAGCCCGTGCAGGAAGCGGTGCTGATCGCCCGCGAGGCGGCCCTTGCCGCCATGATGGAACTGGTCAAGGCCGACCTCGCCCAGCTCAATATCCATCACGACGTCTTCTTCTCCGAACGCACCCTGCATGGGCAGGGTGGTGACATCCAGTTGACGCTCGATTGGCTGCGCGAGGAAGGCATGGTCTATGAAGGCCGGCTCGATCCGCCCAAGGGCAAGACGCCAGAAGATTGGGAAGATCGCGAGCAGACCCTGTTCCGCGCCACCGACTATGGCGACGACACTGATCGCGCCCTGATCAAGTCGGATGGCTCCTACACCTATTTCGCAGCCGACATTGCCTATCACCGCAACAAATATCTGCGTGGCTTCAAGCACATGGTCAATGTGCTCGGCGCCGACCATTCCGGCTATGTCAAGCGCCTGCAGGCGGCCGTGAAGGCCGTCTCGAATGGTGAAGCCGATATCGACGTGCGCATTTGCCAGCTTGTGCGGCTGCTCAAGAACGGCGAGCCGTTCAAGATGTCCAAGCGCTCCGGCGACCTGGTCCTGCTCTCCGACGTGGTCGAGGAAGTGGGGCCGGACGCGACGCGCTTCATGCTTTTGTTCCGGCGGAACGATGCCGCCATGGATTTCGACTTTGCCCTGGTCAAGGAGCAAACGCGCGATAATCCCGTATTCTACGTGCAATATGCCCATGCCCGCGCCTGTTCCATTTTCCGTACCGCCAGGCGCGACATGCCCGATCTCGATGTCTCGGCCGCCGCCCTGGCCGGGGCCGAGTTGGAACTGCTCGGCAGCGCCGCCGATATCGAACTCATTCGCCTGCTCGGGGCCTGGCCGCGCACGGTGGCCGCGGCGACAATCGCGCACGAGCCGCATCGTATCGCATTCTATGTGCATGAGCTCTCAGCGGCCTTGCATGGCTTCTGGGCAAAGGGCAAGGATGAGCCGCAGTTACGATTTGTTAACCCTTCGGACCCGAAGTTGACCCTAGCTCGACTCGCACTCGTCGACGCCGTTCGCCAGGTAATTCGCAACGGCCTTGGGATTTTGGGGGTCTCCGCGCCTGAGGAGCTTTCATAA